From the genome of Ziziphus jujuba cultivar Dongzao chromosome 6, ASM3175591v1, one region includes:
- the LOC107403931 gene encoding flavin-containing monooxygenase FMO GS-OX-like 4 isoform X1, translating into MPLELPSIEFHHVAVIGAGASGLVAARELRREGHTAVVFERGDQIGGVWVYTPEVESDTLGVDPHRTFVHCSLYESLRTNLPRQVMGFRDYPFVVREDDDHERSRDTRRFPGHRDVLMYLQDFAREFGIDELVRLETEVVYVGMVESGKWKVKSRKRCGSAIMEEYFDAVVVCVGHYWEPRLAEISGIDLWPGKQMHSHNYRIPEPFRDKVVILIGNSVSANDISREIAGTAKEVHLACRTVNEHQTMGKQAVYNNMWCHPMIKSVHEDGTVLFQDGSVVLADFIMQCTGYRKFHVQHKINRELNERIKDIIYGPFTFTRYKYHFPFLDTNGIVTVQDNRVGPLYKHVFPPELAPWLSFVGLAWKVAPFPMFELQSKWIAGALHNRIALPSQKKMMADVKAFYSSLEASGKPYRYTHNISEYQFEYIDWLVAQCGAPAHEEWRKQMYAATKKSKITRPNSYRDEWEDQHLVWQANQDFIKFTVNKN; encoded by the exons ATGCCACTGGAACTCCCGTCAATTGAATTCCACCATGTGGCGGTGATTGGCGCTGGTGCTAGCGGCTTAGTGGCCGCACGTGAGCTCCGTCGGGAAGGACATACTGCAGTGGTCTTCGAGAGAGGTGATCAAATTGGTGGTGTCTGGGTTTATACCCCTGAGGTGGAGTCGGACACACTTGGGGTGGACCCGCATCGGACTTTTGTCCACTGCAGCCTTTATGAGTCCCTTCGCACCAACCTCCCCAGACAGGTAATGGGTTTCAGGGACTATCCATTCGTTGTCAGAGAAGACGATGATCATGAAAGATCGAGAGACACAAGAAGATTTCCGGGTCACAGAGACGTGTTGATGTATCTGCAGGACTTCGCGAGAGAGTTCGGGATCGATGAGTTAGTGAGGTTGGAGACAGAGGTGGTGTATGTGGGAATGGTGGAGAGTGGGAAGTGGAAGGTCAAGTCCAGAAAGAGATGTGGATCAGCGATCATGGAAGAGTATTTTGATGCTGTTGTTGTTTGCGTCGGACATTACTGGGAGCCTCGTCTAGCTGAAATTTCTG GCATTGATTTATGGCCCGGAAAGCAAATGCATAGCCATAACTATCGAATTCCTGAGCCCTTTCGAGACAAA GTAGTAATTCTAATAGGAAATTCAGTGAGTGCAAATGATATTTCTCGAGAAATAGCTGGAACTGCAAAAGAGGTCCACCTTGCATGTAGAACTGTTAATGAACATCAAACAATGGGAAAACAAGCAGTCTACAATAATATGTGGTGTCATCCAATG ATAAAGAGTGTGCATGAAGATGGAACTGTGCTTTTCCAAGATGGAAGTGTTGTCCTGGCTGACTTCATTATGCAATGCACAGGGTATAGAAAATTCCATGttcaacataaaattaatagagAGTTGAATGAAagaattaaagatataatttaTGGTCCTTTTACTTTCACAAGGTACAAATATCATTTCCCTTTTCTTGATACCAATGGTATTGTCACTGTCCAAGACAATCGTGTTGGGCCATTATACAAGCATGTATTTCCACCAGAGTTAGCTCCATGGCTTTCTTTTGTTGGGTTAGCATGGAAG GTTGCGCCATTTCCTATGTTTGAACTCCAGAGTAAGTGGATAGCAGGTGCTCTCCATAATCGGATTGCACTTCCATCACAAAAGAAGATGATGGCGGATGTTAAAGCCTTTTACTCTTCACTCGAAGCTTCTGGGAAGCCTTATAGATATACTCATAACATTAGTGAGTATCAG TTTGAGTACATTGACTGGCTTGTGGCTCAATGTGGGGCTCCTGCACATGAGGAATGGCGCAAGCAAATGTATGCAGCCACTAAGAAAAGCAAAATAACCAGGCCTAACTCTTATAGAGATGAATGGGAAGATCAGCACCTCGTTTGGCAAGCTAATCAGGACTTCATCAAGTTTACTGTAAATAAAAACTGA
- the LOC107403931 gene encoding flavin-containing monooxygenase FMO GS-OX-like 4 isoform X2: MPLELPSIEFHHVAVIGAGASGLVAARELRREGHTAVVFERGDQIGGVWVYTPEVESDTLGVDPHRTFVHCSLYESLRTNLPRQVMGFRDYPFVVREDDDHERSRDTRRFPGHRDVLMYLQDFAREFGIDELVRLETEVVYVGMVESGKWKVKSRKRCGSAIMEEYFDAVVVCVGHYWEPRLAEISGIDLWPGKQMHSHNYRIPEPFRDKVVILIGNSVSANDISREIAGTAKEVHLACRTVNEHQTMGKQAVYNNMWCHPMIKSVHEDGTVLFQDGSVVLADFIMQCTGYKYHFPFLDTNGIVTVQDNRVGPLYKHVFPPELAPWLSFVGLAWKVAPFPMFELQSKWIAGALHNRIALPSQKKMMADVKAFYSSLEASGKPYRYTHNISEYQFEYIDWLVAQCGAPAHEEWRKQMYAATKKSKITRPNSYRDEWEDQHLVWQANQDFIKFTVNKN, from the exons ATGCCACTGGAACTCCCGTCAATTGAATTCCACCATGTGGCGGTGATTGGCGCTGGTGCTAGCGGCTTAGTGGCCGCACGTGAGCTCCGTCGGGAAGGACATACTGCAGTGGTCTTCGAGAGAGGTGATCAAATTGGTGGTGTCTGGGTTTATACCCCTGAGGTGGAGTCGGACACACTTGGGGTGGACCCGCATCGGACTTTTGTCCACTGCAGCCTTTATGAGTCCCTTCGCACCAACCTCCCCAGACAGGTAATGGGTTTCAGGGACTATCCATTCGTTGTCAGAGAAGACGATGATCATGAAAGATCGAGAGACACAAGAAGATTTCCGGGTCACAGAGACGTGTTGATGTATCTGCAGGACTTCGCGAGAGAGTTCGGGATCGATGAGTTAGTGAGGTTGGAGACAGAGGTGGTGTATGTGGGAATGGTGGAGAGTGGGAAGTGGAAGGTCAAGTCCAGAAAGAGATGTGGATCAGCGATCATGGAAGAGTATTTTGATGCTGTTGTTGTTTGCGTCGGACATTACTGGGAGCCTCGTCTAGCTGAAATTTCTG GCATTGATTTATGGCCCGGAAAGCAAATGCATAGCCATAACTATCGAATTCCTGAGCCCTTTCGAGACAAA GTAGTAATTCTAATAGGAAATTCAGTGAGTGCAAATGATATTTCTCGAGAAATAGCTGGAACTGCAAAAGAGGTCCACCTTGCATGTAGAACTGTTAATGAACATCAAACAATGGGAAAACAAGCAGTCTACAATAATATGTGGTGTCATCCAATG ATAAAGAGTGTGCATGAAGATGGAACTGTGCTTTTCCAAGATGGAAGTGTTGTCCTGGCTGACTTCATTATGCAATGCACAGG GTACAAATATCATTTCCCTTTTCTTGATACCAATGGTATTGTCACTGTCCAAGACAATCGTGTTGGGCCATTATACAAGCATGTATTTCCACCAGAGTTAGCTCCATGGCTTTCTTTTGTTGGGTTAGCATGGAAG GTTGCGCCATTTCCTATGTTTGAACTCCAGAGTAAGTGGATAGCAGGTGCTCTCCATAATCGGATTGCACTTCCATCACAAAAGAAGATGATGGCGGATGTTAAAGCCTTTTACTCTTCACTCGAAGCTTCTGGGAAGCCTTATAGATATACTCATAACATTAGTGAGTATCAG TTTGAGTACATTGACTGGCTTGTGGCTCAATGTGGGGCTCCTGCACATGAGGAATGGCGCAAGCAAATGTATGCAGCCACTAAGAAAAGCAAAATAACCAGGCCTAACTCTTATAGAGATGAATGGGAAGATCAGCACCTCGTTTGGCAAGCTAATCAGGACTTCATCAAGTTTACTGTAAATAAAAACTGA